The Candidatus Microthrix subdominans genome includes a window with the following:
- a CDS encoding CopG family transcriptional regulator produces MARTQTIVQLSDALVEQLDAEASARGVSRSALVREAVERHLAESSRAAIGRRIADGYLRMPQHQPDGWADLDRLADASTRETLQRLDHEESEAGLPPW; encoded by the coding sequence ATGGCACGTACCCAGACGATCGTCCAGCTCAGCGATGCGCTCGTTGAGCAGCTCGACGCCGAGGCGTCGGCGCGAGGAGTGTCGCGCTCGGCCCTGGTTCGTGAGGCCGTGGAACGGCACCTTGCAGAGTCCTCCAGAGCGGCGATCGGCCGACGAATCGCCGACGGGTATCTGCGCATGCCGCAGCATCAACCCGATGGCTGGGCCGACCTCGACCGGCTAGCTGATGCCTCGACCCGAGAGACCTTGCAGCGCCTCGATCACGAAGAATCCGAAGCGGGACTACCGCCGTGGTAG
- a CDS encoding type II toxin-antitoxin system PemK/MazF family toxin, which yields MVARGEVWWYEHPDAGRRPYLVITRSEACEVLHQVLAVPATRTTRGIPTEVTVDETDGMPESSVFSVDDLSLVRKSLLTQRLTILQPERMSEVCAALGAATDCPGLG from the coding sequence GTGGTAGCGCGCGGTGAGGTGTGGTGGTACGAACACCCCGACGCTGGGCGGCGACCGTACCTGGTGATCACCCGGAGCGAAGCATGTGAGGTGCTGCATCAGGTGTTGGCGGTGCCGGCGACCCGCACAACTCGAGGAATCCCCACCGAGGTGACCGTCGATGAGACCGACGGCATGCCAGAGTCATCGGTCTTCAGCGTCGACGATCTCAGCTTGGTCAGGAAGTCGCTGCTGACGCAGCGTTTGACGATCCTTCAGCCTGAGCGCATGTCGGAGGTGTGCGCCGCGCTCGGTGCCGCCACCGATTGTCCGGGGCTCGGCTGA